Within the Corynebacterium tuberculostearicum genome, the region CGCTGCTGCGTCCGCTGGTAAGGATTTTGGAGGAGGCGGTGACGTCTTGTGCGCCCATCTCGTCCGAGAATGAGGCCAGGTGGAGCCGGGAGACAAGGGGATTGGGCGCTACGAAGGTGCCCTTACCGCGGACGCGGCGCAATTTTCCGGCCGCGACAAGATCCCCGATGGCGCGGCGGACCGTGATTCGTGACACGCCATAGGTTTCTTCAAGAAGCCTCTCGCCGGGCAGGATATCGCCGGGTTTGAGGGTCGTGCGGCACAATTCTTCGAGGATATCGTGCAATTGGGTGTGTTTTGGAACGGGACCGTCCGTAATTGTGCGGGCGGGGAGCTGAACGGCGGACATAAAGCCATCATAATTCGCTGGTTATTACCACCGCAAGGTGTTGCCAATACGCTAAACTTACATTCGTGATTGATCTCAAGCTACTCCGCGAAAACCCCGACGTTGTCCGTGCTTCCCAGGTGAACCGAGGTGAGGATCCCTCCCTCGTAGACCAGCTTTTGGAAGCTGATGAGCAGCGCCGCGCTGCTATCCAAAAGGCCGACGAACTGCGCTCCGAGCAGAAGGCTTTTGGCAAGAAGATCGGCCAAGCCTCCCCAGAGGAGCGTCCGGCACTGCTGGAGGGCTCTAATGAGCTGAAGGCCAAGGTCAAGGAGGCGGAAGAGGCACAGTCTGCCGCCGAGGCCAAGGTGGAAGAGCTACAGTACAAGCTCGATAACGTGGTCGAAGGTGCCCCGGCCGGCGGTGAAGATGACTTCGTAGTGGTCGAAGAAGTAGGCCAGATTCCTGAGTTCGACTTCGAGCCAAAGGATCACCTTGAGTTGGGTGAGTCCCTCGGCCTTATCGACGTCAAGCGTGGCGCCAAGGTAGGCGGCGCTCGTTTCTACTACCTCACTGGCGATGGCGCCTTCCTGCAGCTGGGAATGCTGATGCTCGCGGCGCAGAAGGCGCGCGAAGCTGGCTTCAAGCTGATGATCCCGCCAGTTCTGGTTCGCCCAGACATTATGTCCGGCACCGGTTTCTTGGGCCAGCACTCCGATGAGATTTACTACCTGCCGGCCGACGATATGTACCTGGTCGGTACCTCTGAGGTGGCCCTTGCCGGTTACCACAAGGATGAGATCATCGACCTCTCCAATGGCCCGCTGCAGTATGCCGGCTGGTCCTCCTGCTTCCGCCGTGAGGCTGGCTCCCACGGTAAGGACACTCGCGGCATCCTGCGCGTCCACCAATTCGACAAGCTGGAGATGTTTGTCTACTGCAAGCCGGAGGACGCGGAAGAAATGCACCAGCGCCTTCTGTCCATGGAAAAGGACATGCTTGCAGCCATGGAACTGCCTTACCGCACCATCGACATTGCCGGTGGCGACCTCGGTTCTTCGGCGGCCCGCAAGTTCGACAATGAGGCTTGGGTTCCTACCCAAGGCACCTACCGTGAGCTGACCTCCACCTCGAACTGCACCACCTTCCAGGCTCGCCGCCTGTCCACCCGCTACCGCGACGAGAACGGCAAGACCCAGACCGCAGCTACCCTGAACGGCACGCTGGCGACTACCCGCTGGCTCGTTGCCATTTTGGAAAACCACCAGCAGGCCGACGGCTCCGTCGTTGTCCCTGAGGCCCTGCGCCCGTTCGTGGGCAAGGATGTCCTGACCCCGCAGTAAGTCCGCCGTCGTCCTGGAGAGTTATGAACGCTGCGACGAATTTCCTGTACCGCCAGATCACCCACATTGGCAGGGGGGTGACTCTGGCACAGGGATTAAAAATGCGCCTTTCGGGGGAAGAAAATATCCCCGATAAGGGCGGCGCGGTGTTGGTCTGCAACCACACCGGCTACATGGATTTCCTCTTCGGCGCCTTTTTGGCCTATCGCAAGAA harbors:
- the serS gene encoding serine--tRNA ligase — encoded protein: MIDLKLLRENPDVVRASQVNRGEDPSLVDQLLEADEQRRAAIQKADELRSEQKAFGKKIGQASPEERPALLEGSNELKAKVKEAEEAQSAAEAKVEELQYKLDNVVEGAPAGGEDDFVVVEEVGQIPEFDFEPKDHLELGESLGLIDVKRGAKVGGARFYYLTGDGAFLQLGMLMLAAQKAREAGFKLMIPPVLVRPDIMSGTGFLGQHSDEIYYLPADDMYLVGTSEVALAGYHKDEIIDLSNGPLQYAGWSSCFRREAGSHGKDTRGILRVHQFDKLEMFVYCKPEDAEEMHQRLLSMEKDMLAAMELPYRTIDIAGGDLGSSAARKFDNEAWVPTQGTYRELTSTSNCTTFQARRLSTRYRDENGKTQTAATLNGTLATTRWLVAILENHQQADGSVVVPEALRPFVGKDVLTPQ